A window of Nitratireductor kimnyeongensis genomic DNA:
AAGCGAGACGCCGAGTGTCGTCCACAGTCCGGCCACTGTTCCGCGGGTCATTGAGGAACGCACGACGGCAATGAAATCCGGTCCCGGCAGCATCAGCGCCGGAATGAAAACAGCAAACACGCCGGCCAGGATCACAAACGGCCCCATATCTCCTCCACTTCGGCAAGGTGGGCAGAGATTAAACCTAATCGCGCCGGCATCTCCCACAAGAGCCAGCGGCACATCTTCGAACCCGGATCTGGACCAAAATATAGAGGAGAAGAAGGCCGGTACCAAAGGACAGGCCGATGCCGAGCGTGGCGCCCGCAGCCTTAGCCCCGAATGCTTCCAGCAAGAGTGCTGCGACAGAGAGCATTGAAAGCAATGCGAGGTTGTTGGCGCTTTCGGAGAGCGCGAGGAGGAACCCTTTTTCCCGACCCGCGCGCTGGGCGATCATGGCCGTGCTCGCCGGGGCGGCAAATCCCAGCGCCACGCCCCATCCTCCAAGGCATAGAACGGCCCCATATAGCGGGAGCGGTGCGAAGAGAAACAGGTTCAAGGTGAAAGCAAGCAAAAGCAGGGCCCCGAGGAGCAATGTCTGATCGTCTCTTAACAGTCGTTTGGCAATGCCGATTGAGAGGTTCCCAAATGCCAATCCGATACCGAAGGCGGCAACCGAAAGACCAGTCTGAAATGTGTTGATCGTAAATCGCTCACGCAAAAATTCACCGCTGAGACCGAAAGCGGCAACAGCGGATCCGTTCCAAAGTGCCTTGGCCGCAATCAACATGAGAATAGTTCTCTTGAGATCTTTGAAACAGGGCCGGCCCCGCCTGAACGGAGGGGGGCTTTCGGTTTTCAGAATGAGATTGACTGGCAGCATCAGCGCCACACAGCCGGCGGCGCTCGCCAGAAAGGGGGCGCGCCAGCCGATCGTTTGTGTGAGAACACCGGCGAGTGCCGGACCAAGTGCAATCCCGGCTGTCATGCCCAGCATGACGAGCCCCATGGCCCGGGTGTGGTCCGCATCAGGCAATCGGTCGGCAATCAGAGCAAAAGTGGCGGGGATGAGCGCCGCCGCTGCCGCTCCGCCAAGCACACGAAGGAGAATGGCAGAACCAAGCGTTGGCGCAAAGGCCACCGCAAGCCCGTCAGCTGCGAGGAGCGCCAGCGCACAAAGCAGGAGTTGCTTCCTGTCGACCTTGTGGGCGAGAAGGCCGACAATCGGCGCTCCAATCGCATAGGAAAGGGCGTAGCCGGAGATCAGCCAGGAAGCTGCAGCGGGTGACACATCAAAAGCCGACGCTATGGGTGTCAGGATGGGCGCGATCATGAATTCCGTCGCACCGACGAAGAAGACGACCAGTGCAAGCACCGGCAGAAAAAGCCTTGAAGGCATGGATAACCCCGGAAATGCGTTGATAAGCATGGGTGAACAATCTGGAAACGGAGGAGAAAAACACCTGCGAGCTGGCGCGAAGGCTCTGCGTCAGTCATTCGGAATTGGGAGAGGTGTTTGGGCGTCTGGCGGCATGGCCGCTTGGGCGGGTCGCCTGGACGCCTCCTTAACATCGCACGCACACGATGGGCTTGCAAGCGCCATGCTTTCCAGGCGAGGGTTCATGGGACTGGAAATCAGGCAGCTAATCTAGTCGAATTTCGGCGATTCATGACAGGGGCGATCATATGAATTTCTCGATCCGGTCCGTGGCTCAAGACGCGGATAGCTGGTGGGATCTGCCTACGGGCACCGCCAACACCATCGCTGATGTGCCGGGCGTGACCGTTGGCCATGTGACCTGTCTGGAGGGCGCGGCTCGGACAGGGGTCACAGCTGTCGTGCCGCACGATGCGGACCTCTTCCGCTATCCCGTACCGGCCGGACTAGCCGTGCTGAACGGTTTTGGAAAGAGCGCGGGGCTCCTGCAACTCGCTGAGCTTGGACGTATCGAAACGCCGATCCTTCTCACCAACACATTCGGTGTCGCCGCCTGCACCACGGCGCTGATCCGCAGGGCGATTGAACAAAACCCGGACATCGGTCGCAGTCGCGCCACGGTCAACCCGCTCGTTCTGGAATGCAATGACGGACGCGTCAGTGACATTCAGGCTCTGGCTGTAACGGAAGCCATGGCCGACCAGGCCATTTCTGCGGCCAGCCCGGAGTTTGCGCAAGGCACTGTGGGGGCCGGTACGGGAATGCGGACGTTCGGCTTCGCGGGAGCCATCGGCAGCGCCTCGCGACGCGTGGCGCTGACATCTGGTCAAGAGTATGTGCTTGGCGCGCTTGTTCTTTCCAATTTCGGACGGCCCGGCGATCTACGCGTTTTGGGAGAGCGTATTGGAACGCCGGAGACCGGGCGTGGTGACCCGGCCGACAAAGGCTCGGTGATCATCGTCTACGCCACCGATGCGCCGCTTGATTCGCGCCAGCTCTCGAGGCTTTCGCGGCGGGCCGGGGCCGCGCTGGGGCGTCTTGGCAGTTATTGGGGAGATCAAAGCGGTGACATAGCCCTTGCTTTTTCGACCGCCAACCGTCTTACCATCGACAGCGAGGTCGACGCCATCGAGCGCCTCGGGGAGGCTCGGCTTGATCCCTTTCTGCTTGCAGCTCTCGAAGCGGCGGAAGAAGCGGTGCTGAACGGGCTCTACAATGCCCAGCCGCTCACCGGTTATGATGGCCTTCAGCTTCCTGTCCTGCGGAATCAACTTTTGCCGCGCAAGGCGTGACGCCCTTGCTCCAGGCTTTCTGGAAGAGTAAGCCCAAAGGGGAGTCGGTCTCCGGCTTCCGGCCAGCCCTCGCACATCTCCTCTCCCTTCGGTGCGACAGCCAGCACAACGAACCTGGTCACGGAGAACCTTTATGTATTACCGCCTTTTCCGATCCTTTCTGACTGTGTGCATGCTGACGATGCCGGCATTCGGGCAGGATGAGCCGGACACGATTGCTCCGGAGATCGGAAACAGGGTTTTGGAGCATTACATCACGCCCGTTCTCGCCCGGTTCAGCGAGACGAGCAGCACACTTTCCGGGGCGCTGAACGCGGTCTGCAAAGGTGGTTCTGCACCTGAAATGAGTGCTGTGCGAACAGGCTTCTCCGATACGCTTTCCGCCTTTGCCCATGTCTCCGTGTTGCGGTTCGGTCCATTGGTGGCCGATAACCGTTTCGAACGTATCTTCTTCTGGCCGGATACACGCGGTGTAACCCTTCGCCAGGTGCAGGGATTGCTTGCCACGGAGGAGCCGTTACCGAGCGATCTTGCCGATCAGAGCGTCGCGCTGCAGGGGCTGCCGGCACTCGATTACGTGCTCTTTGGAACAGGCGGGGACGCACTGGCTGAGGACGCTCGGCGTTGCAATTACGCCCTGACGATCGCCAACAACGTTGCAGATATTGCCACGCAACTGGAAGCGGCCTGGGCCGAAGGAACATCGTTCCGCGTTTCTTTCATCTCGCCTGCGGCCGACCGTGATCCTTACCGTTCAAAGGCCGAAGTGGCCGGCGAAATCGTCAAGGCCGCAGGCACCACACTGGAATTCGCACGCAATGCCGAACTGCTCCCGGCTCTGGGCAAAACCGTGGAGAAAGCCCGTGGCAAGCGCGCGCCATTCTGGCGCAGCGGCCAGACCTTCGCTTTCGTCGCCGGTCAGATCGAGGGCGTTCAACGGCTCATCGATGCCGCCGGCTTCGTTGACGGCCCCTCCGAACTCGTCAATGGCTATGGCCGTGGCATGAATTTCGACCTCTCACACGCCCGCGAGACCCTGCTTGCGGTTGAAACGGCACCGGAAGCCGCGTTTTCCGAGGAGCAGGACCGTGGGCGGATCTCCTATGCGACGATTGCCATGGAGGGGGCGAAGCACACGCTTAACGGAGAGCTCTCGGGCGCACTCGGATTGGTGATGGGGTTCAATGCGCTCGATGGAGATTGATCGACGGACATTTCTCGCCCTGGCCGCCGCGTCAGCGTTCCGCCCCCATGGCGCGATGGCGGCGGAGGAGGAGGCGCTGTTCCTTGGAGCTCGGCTCAATGCAGGGGCATTCGAAGCTGCTGTCATCGATGCGACCGGGCGCGACCGCCTCATTCTGCCGCTGGAGGCGCGGGGGCATTCTTTCGCCATTGACGCACCACGAAGGCGCGCCGTTGCCTTTGCGCGTTCGCCAGGTCGTTTCGCCATCGCCTTTTCGGTTGATGGCAAAGGTGAGCCGCTCGCCTTCGCTCCACCACCTGACAGGCATTTTTACGGCCACGGTGGCTTCACTCCGGATGGCAAACTCCTGTTTGCGACGGAAAATGACTTCGAAGGCGAGCGCGGGGTCACTGGTGTTTACGATGCCACCGCCGGGTTCCGTCGCATCGGCGAGTTCGGGACCGGCGGCATCGGGCCGCACGAGGTAATTCTTCTGGCAGACGGCAGGACGCTTTGTGTTGCCAATGGTGGTATTCTCACCCATCCCGACTATGAACGGATCAAGCTCAATCTGGCGACGATGAAACCCAGCCTCTCTTATGTGGATATCGAGACGGGCGATATGGTCGAGCAAGTGGACCTTGCTCCAGAACTGCACAAGCTCTCGATTCGTCACTTGACACTCGATCGCTTCGGTGCGGTCTGGTTCGGAGCGCAGTATCAGGGCGAGGATGATCTGCGTCCGCCCTTGGTGGGGCGCCATAGGCGAGGCCAGACGATTGAGCTTTTCCCCGGACCGGAAGCGACGCTGACGGCGCTCGATAATTATATTGGTTCCGTGGCCACCGATTCGTCCGGAGAGATTGTGGCCACCTCCTCGCCGCGCGGCGGGCTGGCCGTTTTCTGGGATGCCCGATCGGGCCGCTGCCTCGGTGAGCGGTCGCTCAAGGACGGATGTGGGATCGCACCGTTGGCCAATCGCCGTCTTCTGGAAACAAGCGGACGCGGTGCGATCGTCCGTACCGGCCCGGACACGCCGATGGAAAATGTTCGCGCTACCGATCCCGCTGCACCGACCTGGGACAATCATCTTCGTCGCTTGTAAAGATACACCGTCAAACCGCATTTTGCGGCTTGTCGCCGACGAGTCGTGTGCTTATCTTCGCCTCGTTCTCAGGGCGGGGTGAAACTCCCCACCGGCGGTAAGCGGAACTGGCCGCAAGCCCGCGAGCGCCTTTTCGCAAAATTGCGGGAAGGGTCAGCAGATCAGGTGAAATTCCTGGGCCGACGGTGACAGTCCGGATGGAAGAGAACGCGCGGTGTTCGTGTGCCGGTATCCCGGCAGCCGTTCATCGCCCGTGATCGCCTTGGGTGACGTGTCTGTTGCGAAAGGAGATCACGATGACACACACCCGCTATGCATTCATCAAGGCCAACTGGCACGCCGATATCGTCGATCGCGCGCTTGAAGGCTTTTGCGAGCTGATTCCGGCCGACCAGGTGGACGTGTTCGACGTGCCCGGCGCCTTCGAACTACCGTTGGTCGCGCGCGATCTTGCGGCCTCGGGGCGATATGCGGCTGTTGCCGCTGCGGCCTTCGTCGTGGATGGCGGGATTTACCGGCACGATTTCGTCGCGCAGGCCGTCATCGACGGTTTGATGCGCGCAGGGCTCGATACGGGCGTGCCCGTGCTGTCGGTCTCGCTCACGCCGCATCATTTTCAACCCACCGAGCATCACACAGTGATCTATCGCGAGCATTTCATTGAGAAGGGGCGCGAGGCGGCCAACGCCGCTCTCATGATCGGTAGAACACGCGCGGCGCTGGCGGCCTGAACATCATTTTGGGATATGAGGGGGACAGCCCATGGCGAAAGCGTCGGAACGGCTCCCCGTTCTCGTTTCTGGACAGATCCTTCAGCGTTGGTTGTGCGCGGCAGCCAACGCCTCGGCGAACGCTTCCTCGAAGACATCGATTTCCTGATCCGGACCGACGCTCACGCGTATGCATCGGTCGAGCCCGGGTGTCGCCGGTTTACGCACGAATACATCGCGTTCAAGCAGGCCCTGCATCACGGCTTCGGCTGTTGATTTTCCGCCGCAGTCGATGGCCACGAAATTCGTGGCAGAGGGAATTGAATCCAGTCCATTGGCCGAAGCGATCGCAGCGATCCGGTCCCTGCAAACGCCTATACGATGAAGTGTTTCGCGCAGATATGTCTTGTCTTGCAGTGCGGCCAGGCTTGCCGCCTGCGTGATGCCGGGCATTCCGAAGTGATTGCGGATCTTGTCGAAGGCACGGATTGTCTCGGGCTCGCCTATTGCATAGCCGCAGCGCATTCCGGCCAATGCATAGGCCTTGGAAAAGGTGCGCATGCGCAAGACATTCGGCCGGTCGGGCTCGAAACGGGGCAGGGCGCTTGCCGGCGCTGTCTCGCCATACGCCTCGTCTAGAATCAGCATGCTGGTTTCAGGCAAAGATTCGATGAACCCCTGTATTTCGTCGGCTTCCCACCACGTACCCATCGGGTTGTCGGGATTTGAGAGATAGACCAGTGGCGCGTTCTCGGCGAGGGCGGCGTCACGCAACCCTTCCAGGTTTTCGTAATCACCTGCATATGGAACGGTTACCAGCCGCCCTCCGAAGCCGGCCACATGATAGTTGAAGGTCGGGTACCCGCCCAGCGATGTGACGACCGGTGTCCCCGGTTCGATGAACAATCGGGCCACAAGCCCCAAGAGGCCATCGATGCCTTCTCCGACAACGATGTTCTCCGGCTTGACGCCGTGCTCGCCCGCAAGGGCTGTTCGCAAATCGGAGCTCTCGGGGTCCCCATATTTCCAGACATGATGCGCCGCGCTCCCGATGGCCTCAAAGACGCGGGGCGAGGGACCAAAGCCATTTTCGTTTGCACCGAGTCTGGCGCGAAAAGGGCGTCCGGCGGCACGCTCCTGCGTTTCCGGCCCCACGAAGGGCACGGTGGAAGGGAGAGATTGTGCAAGTGGGGTAAGCGGTGGGCGTCGTGTCATGGGCCGTGTCTGGTCTGTGCTTTCTCTAATTGAACGCGGCGACCCTACATCAAGCCAGGTAAGTGTGAAATCGCCTTTGCGGCGATGACCAAGAACAGCGCGAAAAAAAACGGGGCCTGGCAAATGCCAGGCCCCGCTTCAAGCTTTACGGCTCTTCTGATTAGAAGTCGCGCTGGAAGCGCAGGAAGCCGTGCCACTGGTCGAGATCACCAGCCGGCGTGTCGAACTGGGTGTAGTTGACTGCGAGCTTCGCGTTGAAGTTCTCGACGATCTCGTAGTCGATGGTCGTGCCAACGTTCCAGGCGTTGACGTCGGTGAAGACAACGTCATGACCGACTTCGCTGTAGTAAGCGGCGCCGAGAGAGGCGGTCAGCTTCGGCGTAGCCTTGAAGCCGATGACACCAGCGAGCGACCATTCTGCACCCGGCATGACTTCCACGCCACCGTAGGTCACGGTAGCAATACCGTCGAACGGGTTGGCCGAGTAGAAGCTTACGCCGCTTTCGTACTGTGCCAGAGCTTCGATGAAGAAGCGGTCGGTCAGGTTCGCCTTGACGATACCCTTGACTGCGAATTCTTCAGCCGTCGCATCGTAAGCGGCATAGAGGTCTGCGGAGCCCCAGCCCTGAGCGATGCCGACCTTACCGACAACATTCGGCGTCCAGTCGTAGTCGTCATCAGCTTCTTCGAGCATGACGGCGAAGGTAACGCCATTGCCTGCTGCGAAGTTATAGCCGATGAAGTGAACGCGCGAGTACGGGAAGTAGCCGCGGTCCTGCTCGCCATGGAGACCCGTATCCCAGATCGAGTCGGACATACCCATGGAGAGGCCGCCGAGCGAGATCACTGCCTGCTGCAGGTTCACACCCGAGCTGGTCACACCGTGTGAGTAGGCGTCGCCGTCGTTCAGGCCGATCGTCGGGAGAGCACCGGTGTTGCCGGACGTGCCGCGCAGCTTGATCCATGCGCCAAGCGTGCCGTACTCGGTCTCGGAGCGCGCGTCGATGTTGAGCTCGCCGCGAGCATACTTGTCCCAGCCCTCGGAGTCGCCGAAGTCACCATCGGAGTAACCGATCTGGTAACGGACCATACCGCTGATGCGGAGGCAGGTCTCGGTGCCGGGGATGTAGAAGAAGCCTGCGCCGTAGACGTCGCAAACGCGCACATATTCCATCGGCTCCGGCTCGGGGACGACGATCGGGTCGGCCGCCTTGGCGCCGGTTGCAGCAGCTGCGAGAGCTGCGGAGCCAATCAGAAGGCTCTTGAGTTTCATGTTCTGACCTCCAGTCAAAGTTCTAAATGCGGGTCTGGGTATTTTGCTGAAGGACAGCGTTCCCTGCCCCATCCCCAAGAAAAGAAAAGTTCGCGCTTTCGCGCCCCCTTTCCGAGCCTGACATTACTCATGGGGACGCCAGGTTCAACCGCGATTACGCAGCCAGCCCCCCTTGCAGTGGTCTATCCGGAACGGCTGTTGCACAAATGACACGATCTGAGCCGCCGGGTAAGTCTTTCTTAACATTTGAACCCCCGATAAGGGCATAACCAACGGGTTGTGAGTGCGGCTTTTACCGTAGCTTTGGGCTGAATCCCGCTTTCCAGGGAGAGAATCATCGTTGGAGAGCTGCGCGATTCTCCATGTTGATTCCTGGCGATTCATCCGGCTGCTCGGAGATTGCCCGCCGCATGGAAGATTTTCCTTATAATAAAGCATCGAATTTCGAATGCCGTATTGATTGTGCGGCTGCTTTTCTTTATCCAGCGTCTCGCCGGAGAGGTGGCCGAGTGGTCGAAGGCGCTCCCCTGCTAAGGGAGTAGACCCCAAAAGGGTCTCGTGGGTTCGAATCCCATCCTCTCCGCCATTCTTTTCCTTCATGATTTTCATTGTCGCGAATGGCGGAAACTTGTCTGCTGCCTGTTGGATCTCGTATTCCGCTTGTTTTTCAATGTGTTAGCAAAAATCCTGCCCACCTCGGAAGGCGCTCAAATCGCCGTATTCCATGATTCTGACTGGAGGTCAGAACATGAAACTCAAGAGCCTTCTGATTGGCTCCGCAGCTCTCGCAGCTGCTGC
This region includes:
- a CDS encoding porin, producing MKLKSLLIGSAALAAAATGAKAADPIVVPEPEPMEYVRVCDVYGAGFFYIPGTETCLRISGMVRYQIGYSDGDFGDSEGWDKYARGELNIDARSETEYGTLGAWIKLRGTSGNTGALPTIGLNDGDAYSHGVTSSGVNLQQAVISLGGLSMGMSDSIWDTGLHGEQDRGYFPYSRVHFIGYNFAAGNGVTFAVMLEEADDDYDWTPNVVGKVGIAQGWGSADLYAAYDATAEEFAVKGIVKANLTDRFFIEALAQYESGVSFYSANPFDGIATVTYGGVEVMPGAEWSLAGVIGFKATPKLTASLGAAYYSEVGHDVVFTDVNAWNVGTTIDYEIVENFNAKLAVNYTQFDTPAGDLDQWHGFLRFQRDF
- a CDS encoding DUF1513 domain-containing protein translates to MEIDRRTFLALAAASAFRPHGAMAAEEEALFLGARLNAGAFEAAVIDATGRDRLILPLEARGHSFAIDAPRRRAVAFARSPGRFAIAFSVDGKGEPLAFAPPPDRHFYGHGGFTPDGKLLFATENDFEGERGVTGVYDATAGFRRIGEFGTGGIGPHEVILLADGRTLCVANGGILTHPDYERIKLNLATMKPSLSYVDIETGDMVEQVDLAPELHKLSIRHLTLDRFGAVWFGAQYQGEDDLRPPLVGRHRRGQTIELFPGPEATLTALDNYIGSVATDSSGEIVATSSPRGGLAVFWDARSGRCLGERSLKDGCGIAPLANRRLLETSGRGAIVRTGPDTPMENVRATDPAAPTWDNHLRRL
- a CDS encoding MFS transporter, which codes for MPSRLFLPVLALVVFFVGATEFMIAPILTPIASAFDVSPAAASWLISGYALSYAIGAPIVGLLAHKVDRKQLLLCALALLAADGLAVAFAPTLGSAILLRVLGGAAAAALIPATFALIADRLPDADHTRAMGLVMLGMTAGIALGPALAGVLTQTIGWRAPFLASAAGCVALMLPVNLILKTESPPPFRRGRPCFKDLKRTILMLIAAKALWNGSAVAAFGLSGEFLRERFTINTFQTGLSVAAFGIGLAFGNLSIGIAKRLLRDDQTLLLGALLLLAFTLNLFLFAPLPLYGAVLCLGGWGVALGFAAPASTAMIAQRAGREKGFLLALSESANNLALLSMLSVAALLLEAFGAKAAGATLGIGLSFGTGLLLLYILVQIRVRRCAAGSCGRCRRD
- a CDS encoding 6,7-dimethyl-8-ribityllumazine synthase; the protein is MTHTRYAFIKANWHADIVDRALEGFCELIPADQVDVFDVPGAFELPLVARDLAASGRYAAVAAAAFVVDGGIYRHDFVAQAVIDGLMRAGLDTGVPVLSVSLTPHHFQPTEHHTVIYREHFIEKGREAANAALMIGRTRAALAA
- a CDS encoding pyridoxal phosphate-dependent aminotransferase — its product is MTRRPPLTPLAQSLPSTVPFVGPETQERAAGRPFRARLGANENGFGPSPRVFEAIGSAAHHVWKYGDPESSDLRTALAGEHGVKPENIVVGEGIDGLLGLVARLFIEPGTPVVTSLGGYPTFNYHVAGFGGRLVTVPYAGDYENLEGLRDAALAENAPLVYLSNPDNPMGTWWEADEIQGFIESLPETSMLILDEAYGETAPASALPRFEPDRPNVLRMRTFSKAYALAGMRCGYAIGEPETIRAFDKIRNHFGMPGITQAASLAALQDKTYLRETLHRIGVCRDRIAAIASANGLDSIPSATNFVAIDCGGKSTAEAVMQGLLERDVFVRKPATPGLDRCIRVSVGPDQEIDVFEEAFAEALAAAHNQR
- a CDS encoding imelysin family protein, which produces MYYRLFRSFLTVCMLTMPAFGQDEPDTIAPEIGNRVLEHYITPVLARFSETSSTLSGALNAVCKGGSAPEMSAVRTGFSDTLSAFAHVSVLRFGPLVADNRFERIFFWPDTRGVTLRQVQGLLATEEPLPSDLADQSVALQGLPALDYVLFGTGGDALAEDARRCNYALTIANNVADIATQLEAAWAEGTSFRVSFISPAADRDPYRSKAEVAGEIVKAAGTTLEFARNAELLPALGKTVEKARGKRAPFWRSGQTFAFVAGQIEGVQRLIDAAGFVDGPSELVNGYGRGMNFDLSHARETLLAVETAPEAAFSEEQDRGRISYATIAMEGAKHTLNGELSGALGLVMGFNALDGD
- a CDS encoding P1 family peptidase, which gives rise to MNFSIRSVAQDADSWWDLPTGTANTIADVPGVTVGHVTCLEGAARTGVTAVVPHDADLFRYPVPAGLAVLNGFGKSAGLLQLAELGRIETPILLTNTFGVAACTTALIRRAIEQNPDIGRSRATVNPLVLECNDGRVSDIQALAVTEAMADQAISAASPEFAQGTVGAGTGMRTFGFAGAIGSASRRVALTSGQEYVLGALVLSNFGRPGDLRVLGERIGTPETGRGDPADKGSVIIVYATDAPLDSRQLSRLSRRAGAALGRLGSYWGDQSGDIALAFSTANRLTIDSEVDAIERLGEARLDPFLLAALEAAEEAVLNGLYNAQPLTGYDGLQLPVLRNQLLPRKA